The Anaerolineae bacterium DNA window GGCCTCGATCTCTTCCATCTGCTGGAGGATATCCTTCAGGCGCGGGCGGAGCTGTGGGTCTGACGCCGCCTCCAGAGGGGTTTGCATGTCCAGCGCCGGCGACGGGCGCTCCAGCCACTGTTCATATGCCTGCCGAAGGGCGGTTTCCCACCGCCGGCGGTCCCTGGCCGATGGTTCGCGTTCCTCATCCGCGGGGGCAGGCGGCTCTGTGCCCCTTTCGTGCCATGCCTCGGCCACGGCGC harbors:
- a CDS encoding DUF2384 domain-containing protein, which codes for AVAEAWHERGTEPPAPADEEREPSARDRRRWETALRQAYEQWLERPSPALDMQTPLEAASDPQLRPRLKDILQQMEEIEASFAWAGEPALDWKAFIREKGLL